The Lycium barbarum isolate Lr01 chromosome 9, ASM1917538v2, whole genome shotgun sequence genome has a segment encoding these proteins:
- the LOC132609215 gene encoding GATA transcription factor 1-like, whose amino-acid sequence MKMEALDPTSVAACFMVDDDDDDLLNFSLEDEHDDKTLTTLTNDPLSFSSSSSVNHPECVEEELEWLSNKDAFPAIEFGILSDNPSIVFGHHSPVSVLENSSSTSHSGGNGVAAGNAYMSCCGNLKVPINYPVRARSKRRRRRRRGGLADMPTQRCLAVNQPSFKNVKQREPLLSLPMNSAKSAASIGRRCQHCGAEKTPQWRAGPLGPKTLCNACGVRYKSGRLLPEYRPANSPTFSASVHSNSHRKVLEMRKHKIGVGGMLIHEACGYRVEP is encoded by the exons atgaaaatggagGCTTTGGACCCAACAAGTGTTGCTGCATGTTTCAtggttgatgatgatgatgatgaccttCTCAACTTCTCTTTGGAAGATGAACATGATGATAAAACTTTAACTACTCTTACTAATGAccccctttctttttcttcttcttcttcagttaaCCACCCT GAATGTGTAGAGGAAGAATTGGAATGGCTGTCAAACAAGGATGCATTTCCAGCAATAGAGTTTGGCATACTTTCCGATAACCCGAGCATTGTATTTGGTCACCATAGCCCGGTTTCGGTGCTGGAGAATAGCAGTAGCACCAGCCACAGTGGTGGCAATGGTGTTGCTGCTGGAAACGCGTATATGAGTTGCTGTGGCAACTTGAAAGTCCCGATTAATTACCCTGTTCGTGCACGGAGCAAGAGAAGACGCAGAAGACGAAGAGGCGGGCTTGCTGACATGCCAACCCAGCGTTGTCTGGCGGTGAATCAGCCGAGTTTCAAGAACGTTAAGCAACGTGAGCCATTGCTTTCGTTACCGATGAATTCAGCTAAGAGTGCTGCTAGCATTGGGAGGAGGTGCCAACATTGTGGAGCTGAGAAGACCCCACAATGGCGGGCAGGTCCTCTTGGGCCGAAAACGCTGTGTAATGCTTGTGGGGTCCGCTATAAGTCGGGCAGGCTGTTGCCGGAGTATCGCCCGGCGAATAGCCCTACTTTCTCGGCTTCTGTGCATTCCAATTCGCACCGGAAGGTGTTGGAGATGAGAAAGCATAAGATTGGAGTGGGAGGAATGTTGATTCATGAAGCTTGTGGATATAGGGTAGAACCGTAG